In one Pseudomonas tensinigenes genomic region, the following are encoded:
- a CDS encoding sigma-54 dependent transcriptional regulator: MWRETKILLIDDDSVRRRDLAVILNFLGEENLPCGSHDWQQAVGSLSSSREVICVLIGTVNAPGALLGLLKTLSTWDEFLPVLLMGDNSSVDLPEDQRRRVLSTLEMPPSYSKLLDSLHRAQVYREMYDQARERGRHREPNLFRSLVGTSRAIQHVRQMMQQVADTDASVLILGESGTGKEVVARNLHYHSKRRDAPFVPVNCGAIPAELLESELFGHEKGAFTGAITSRAGRFELANGGTLFLDEIGDMPLPMQVKLLRVLQERTFERVGSNKTQSVDVRIIAATHKNLESMIEIGTFREDLYYRLNVFPIEMAPLRERVEDIPLLMNELISRMEHEKRGSIRFNSAAIMSLCRHGWPGNVRELANLVERMAIMHPYGVIGVVELPKKFRYVDDEDEQMVDSLRSDLEERVAINGHTPDFTANAMLPPEGLDLKDYLGGLEQGLIQQALDDANGIVARAAERLRIRRTTLVEKMRKYGMSRRDGDEQAED; this comes from the coding sequence ATGTGGCGTGAAACCAAAATTCTGCTGATCGATGACGATAGCGTCCGCCGCCGCGACCTGGCGGTGATTCTAAATTTTCTTGGCGAAGAAAATTTACCCTGCGGCAGCCATGACTGGCAGCAGGCAGTCGGCTCTTTGTCGTCTAGTCGTGAGGTCATTTGCGTACTGATCGGGACGGTTAATGCTCCTGGCGCGCTTTTGGGCTTGCTAAAGACACTCTCAACCTGGGATGAGTTCCTTCCGGTTTTGTTGATGGGCGATAATTCTTCCGTCGACTTGCCTGAAGACCAGCGTCGTCGTGTGCTTTCGACCCTCGAAATGCCGCCCAGCTACAGCAAATTGCTCGATTCGCTGCACCGTGCCCAGGTCTACCGCGAGATGTATGACCAGGCCCGCGAGCGCGGTCGTCATCGCGAACCCAACCTGTTCCGCAGCCTTGTCGGCACCAGTCGTGCAATTCAGCACGTGCGCCAGATGATGCAGCAAGTTGCCGACACCGACGCCAGTGTGTTGATCCTCGGCGAGTCGGGGACCGGCAAGGAAGTGGTTGCGCGAAACCTGCATTACCACTCCAAGCGCCGCGATGCGCCATTTGTGCCGGTCAATTGCGGGGCGATCCCGGCAGAGCTGCTCGAAAGCGAATTGTTCGGCCACGAGAAGGGCGCCTTCACCGGTGCAATCACCAGCCGTGCCGGTCGTTTCGAGCTGGCCAACGGCGGTACGCTGTTCCTCGACGAAATCGGCGACATGCCGCTGCCGATGCAGGTCAAACTGCTGCGTGTCTTGCAGGAACGCACCTTCGAGCGCGTGGGCAGCAACAAGACCCAGAGCGTCGATGTGCGCATCATCGCGGCAACGCACAAGAATCTCGAAAGCATGATCGAGATCGGCACTTTCCGCGAAGACCTCTACTATCGCCTGAACGTGTTCCCGATCGAGATGGCGCCGTTGCGTGAGCGTGTCGAAGACATTCCGTTGCTGATGAACGAACTGATCTCGCGCATGGAGCACGAGAAGCGCGGTTCGATCCGCTTCAACTCGGCAGCGATCATGTCGCTGTGCCGTCACGGCTGGCCAGGTAACGTTCGCGAGCTGGCCAACCTGGTCGAGCGCATGGCGATCATGCATCCGTACGGGGTGATCGGCGTGGTCGAGTTGCCGAAGAAATTCCGCTACGTCGACGACGAAGACGAGCAAATGGTCGACAGCCTGCGCAGCGATCTTGAAGAGCGCGTGGCAATTAACGGCCACACGCCGGACTTCACCGCCAACGCCATGCTGCCGCCGGAAGGCCTGGATCTGAAAGACTACCTGGGTGGTCTGGAGCAGGGCTTGATCCAGCAGGCACTGGACGATGCCAATGGCATTGTGGCGCGTGCCGCTGAGCGCCTGCGCATCCGTCGTACCACCCTGGTCGAGAAGATGCGCAAATACGGCATGAGCCGGCGCGATGGAGATGAACAGGCGGAGGATTGA
- a CDS encoding sensor histidine kinase, with translation MSSASSPEGQPSSVEQASRQGLEQAFELFSQMSSQLTDSYSMLEARVTELKGELAVVSAQRMQELAEKERLANRLQNLLDLLPGGVIVIDGHGIVVEANPAAIELLGLPLEGELWRHVIARCFAPREDDGHEISLKNGRRLSIATRSLDAEPGQLVLLNDLTETRHLQDQLARHERLSSLGRMVASLAHQIRTPLSAALLYASHLTEQELPVATQQRFAGRLKERLHELEHQVRDMLVFARGELPLTDRLTPNALMQALQAAALTHVQDLPIRWQCDSHAGELLCNRDTLVGALLNLIENAIQASAADVRLKVHCYTRDNALRISVSDSGSGIEPLVLERLGEPFFTTKVTGTGLGLTVVKAVARAHQGQLQLRSRVGRGTCAQVILPLFSAAQGAE, from the coding sequence ATGTCTTCTGCCTCCAGTCCCGAGGGGCAACCGTCCTCCGTAGAACAGGCAAGCCGACAGGGTCTTGAGCAGGCCTTCGAGCTGTTCAGCCAAATGTCCAGTCAACTGACGGACTCCTACAGCATGCTTGAAGCGCGGGTCACCGAGCTCAAGGGTGAACTGGCTGTGGTCAGCGCCCAGCGTATGCAGGAGCTGGCGGAAAAAGAGCGTCTGGCCAACCGTCTGCAAAACCTCCTCGACCTGTTGCCTGGTGGTGTCATCGTGATCGATGGCCACGGTATCGTCGTCGAAGCCAATCCGGCGGCAATCGAACTGTTGGGTCTGCCGTTGGAAGGCGAGCTGTGGCGCCACGTGATTGCTCGCTGCTTTGCCCCGCGTGAGGACGACGGTCACGAAATTTCCTTGAAAAACGGCCGACGCCTGTCGATTGCTACCCGTTCGCTGGACGCCGAGCCTGGGCAATTGGTGCTGCTCAACGACCTGACAGAAACCCGCCATTTGCAAGACCAGTTGGCGCGCCACGAACGATTGTCTTCGCTGGGGCGGATGGTCGCTTCGCTGGCCCACCAGATCCGCACGCCGCTGTCCGCCGCTTTGCTCTACGCCAGTCATTTGACTGAGCAGGAACTGCCAGTCGCCACTCAGCAGCGTTTCGCCGGGCGGCTGAAAGAGCGCCTGCATGAATTGGAGCACCAGGTGCGCGACATGCTGGTGTTCGCTCGCGGTGAATTGCCGTTGACTGATCGCCTCACTCCGAACGCTTTGATGCAGGCGCTGCAAGCGGCGGCGCTGACCCATGTGCAGGATCTGCCCATCCGCTGGCAGTGCGACAGTCATGCCGGAGAGCTGTTGTGCAATCGCGATACGCTGGTCGGTGCGCTTTTGAATTTGATCGAAAATGCGATTCAGGCCAGTGCCGCAGACGTGCGCCTGAAAGTGCATTGCTACACCCGCGACAACGCCTTGCGCATCAGCGTCAGCGACAGTGGCAGCGGAATCGAGCCCTTGGTGCTGGAGCGTCTGGGCGAGCCGTTTTTTACCACCAAAGTGACCGGCACTGGCCTCGGGCTGACCGTGGTCAAAGCGGTGGCACGGGCGCATCAGGGACAATTGCAGTTGCGTTCGCGGGTCGGCCGCGGCACGTGCGCGCAGGTCATCCTGCCGCTGTTTTCCGCTGCACAGGGAGCTGAGTAA
- a CDS encoding sigma-54-dependent transcriptional regulator, with protein MGIKVLLVEDDRSLREALTDTLLLAGHDYHAVGSAEEALTAVAREAFSLVVSDVNMPGMDGHQLLSLLRARQPQLPVLLMTAHGAVERAVDAMRQGAADYLVKPFEPKALLDLVARHALGNIGASESEGPIAVEPASAQLLELAARVARSDSTVLISGESGTGKEVLARYIHQQSHRASQPFIAINCAAIPDNMLEATLFGHEKGSFTGAIAAQAGKFEQADGGTLLLDEISEMPLGLQAKLLRVLQEREVERVGARKPIALDIRVVATTNRDLAGEVAAGRFREDLFYRLSVFPLAWRPLRERTADILPLAERLLAKHVNKMKHAAAKLSPDAQACLTAYPWPGNVRELDNAIQRALILQQGGLIQPQDFCLAGPVTYTAMPVAAPVSAVLREVEIEADSAGALGDDLRRREFQMIIDTLRAERGRRKEAAEKLGISPRTLRYKLAQMRDAGMDVEGYLFAT; from the coding sequence ATGGGCATCAAGGTTTTGCTGGTCGAGGATGACCGTTCGTTGCGCGAAGCGCTGACCGATACGTTGTTGTTGGCCGGCCATGACTACCATGCGGTCGGTAGCGCTGAGGAGGCGTTGACCGCGGTCGCTCGCGAAGCATTCAGCCTGGTGGTCAGCGACGTCAACATGCCAGGCATGGACGGACATCAATTGCTCTCATTGTTGCGCGCTCGTCAGCCGCAGTTGCCGGTGTTGCTGATGACTGCGCATGGCGCCGTTGAGCGCGCGGTCGATGCGATGCGCCAAGGTGCAGCGGACTATCTGGTCAAACCTTTCGAACCTAAAGCCTTGCTCGATCTGGTCGCGCGGCATGCGCTGGGCAATATTGGCGCGAGCGAAAGCGAAGGCCCGATCGCGGTCGAGCCGGCGAGCGCGCAACTGCTCGAGTTGGCCGCGCGCGTTGCACGCAGCGACTCCACGGTGCTGATTTCCGGCGAGTCCGGTACCGGTAAAGAAGTGTTGGCGCGCTACATTCACCAGCAATCCCATCGCGCCAGTCAGCCGTTCATTGCGATCAACTGCGCGGCGATCCCGGACAACATGCTCGAAGCGACGTTGTTCGGCCACGAGAAGGGCTCGTTCACGGGAGCCATCGCGGCGCAGGCCGGCAAGTTCGAGCAGGCCGATGGCGGTACGCTGTTGCTCGACGAAATCTCCGAAATGCCTCTGGGTCTGCAAGCCAAATTGCTTCGCGTGCTGCAAGAACGCGAAGTCGAGCGGGTTGGCGCGCGCAAACCCATTGCCTTGGATATTCGTGTGGTCGCCACCACCAACCGCGATCTGGCGGGCGAAGTAGCGGCGGGGCGTTTCCGTGAAGACCTTTTTTACCGTTTGTCGGTTTTCCCACTGGCTTGGCGTCCACTTCGCGAGCGCACTGCCGATATCCTGCCGCTGGCCGAAAGGTTGTTGGCCAAACACGTCAATAAAATGAAGCATGCGGCGGCGAAACTCTCGCCTGACGCGCAAGCGTGTCTGACTGCGTACCCGTGGCCGGGCAATGTGCGTGAACTGGATAACGCCATTCAGCGTGCGTTGATCCTGCAGCAGGGCGGTTTGATTCAGCCGCAGGATTTCTGTCTGGCCGGTCCCGTGACGTACACCGCGATGCCCGTCGCCGCGCCGGTTTCAGCGGTGCTTCGCGAGGTGGAAATCGAAGCGGATTCGGCCGGCGCCCTGGGCGATGACCTGCGCCGCCGGGAGTTTCAGATGATCATCGACACCCTGCGTGCCGAACGTGGCCGCCGCAAGGAAGCCGCAGAAAAGCTCGGCATCAGCCCGCGCACCCTGCGCTACAAACTGGCGCAAATGCGCGATGCCGGGATGGACGTCGAAGGTTATCTGTTCGCCACCTGA
- the fliE gene encoding flagellar hook-basal body complex protein FliE — MSQGIEFNRLMMDMKAMKLDAMSAPKSTTAVPELGGSSFSDMLGQAINKVSDTQTASTQLANAFEVGKSGVDLTDVMVASQKASVSFQALTQVRNKLVQAYQDIMQMPV, encoded by the coding sequence ATGAGCCAAGGTATTGAATTTAATCGGTTGATGATGGACATGAAGGCCATGAAATTGGACGCCATGTCTGCACCGAAATCGACGACCGCTGTCCCTGAGCTGGGAGGCAGCAGCTTTTCCGACATGCTCGGTCAGGCGATCAACAAGGTCAGCGATACCCAGACCGCGTCGACTCAGTTGGCCAACGCATTTGAAGTGGGCAAAAGCGGCGTCGACCTGACGGACGTGATGGTCGCTTCGCAAAAAGCCAGCGTGTCGTTCCAGGCTCTGACCCAGGTACGCAACAAGCTGGTTCAGGCTTATCAAGACATCATGCAGATGCCGGTTTAA
- the fliF gene encoding flagellar basal-body MS-ring/collar protein FliF gives MAEAVADNVPAKATPIDGKPPLFGLSFLENLSEMTMLRQVGLLVGLAASVAIGFAVVLWSQQPDYRPLYGSLAGMDAKQVMDTLASADIPYTVEPNSGALLVKADDLSRARMKLAAAGVTPSDGNIGFEILDKEQGLGTSQFMEATRYRRGLEGELARTISSLNNVKGARVHLAIPKSSVFVRDERKPSASVLVELYSGRSLEPGQVIAIINLVATSVPELSKSQITVVDQKGNLLSDQAENSEMTMAGKQFDYSRRMESMLTQRVHNILQPVLGNDRYKAEVSADIDFNAVESTAEQFNPDQPALRSEQSVNEQRTASNGPQGVPGALSNQPPSPASAPQTTGGAAAPAAMVQPGQPLVDANGQQIMDPATGQPMLAPYPADKRQQSTKNFELDRSISHTKQQQGRLNRLSVSVVVDDQVKVNAANGETSRAPWSADELARFTRLVQDAVGFDASRGDSVSVINMPFSAERGEVIADIPFYSQPWFWDIVKQVLGVLFILVLVFGVLRPVLNNITGGGKGKELAGLGSDVELGGMGGLDGELSNDRVSLGGPQSILLPSPSEGYDAQLNAIKSLVAEDPGRVAQVVKEWINADE, from the coding sequence ATGGCAGAAGCAGTCGCCGATAACGTTCCGGCCAAGGCCACCCCGATAGACGGCAAACCGCCGCTGTTCGGCCTGTCCTTCCTGGAAAACCTCTCCGAGATGACCATGCTGCGTCAGGTGGGCCTGTTGGTCGGCCTGGCTGCGAGCGTGGCGATTGGCTTTGCCGTGGTGCTGTGGTCGCAGCAGCCGGATTACCGTCCGTTGTATGGCAGCCTTGCCGGTATGGACGCCAAGCAGGTCATGGACACCCTGGCCTCCGCCGACATCCCTTACACCGTTGAACCGAACTCCGGCGCCTTGCTGGTCAAGGCCGATGACCTGTCTCGTGCACGGATGAAACTCGCCGCTGCTGGTGTCACTCCCAGCGACGGCAACATCGGTTTCGAAATCCTCGACAAGGAACAGGGTCTGGGCACCAGCCAGTTCATGGAAGCGACGCGTTACCGTCGTGGCCTCGAAGGTGAGCTGGCCCGGACCATTTCCAGCCTGAACAACGTCAAGGGTGCCCGCGTGCACCTGGCCATTCCGAAGAGCTCGGTGTTTGTGCGTGATGAGCGCAAGCCAAGCGCTTCGGTATTGGTCGAGTTGTACTCCGGTCGTTCGCTGGAGCCAGGTCAGGTCATCGCGATCATCAACCTGGTGGCGACCTCCGTTCCCGAGCTGAGCAAATCGCAGATCACCGTCGTCGATCAGAAGGGCAACCTGCTCTCCGATCAGGCGGAGAACTCCGAAATGACCATGGCCGGCAAGCAGTTCGATTACAGCCGTCGCATGGAAAGCATGCTCACCCAGCGCGTGCACAACATTCTGCAACCGGTATTGGGCAACGATCGCTACAAGGCGGAAGTTTCGGCTGACATCGATTTCAACGCTGTCGAGTCGACCGCCGAGCAGTTCAACCCGGATCAACCGGCGTTGCGCAGCGAGCAGTCGGTCAACGAACAACGCACCGCCAGCAATGGCCCGCAAGGTGTGCCGGGTGCCCTGAGCAACCAGCCGCCGTCGCCAGCCTCGGCACCGCAAACCACCGGTGGTGCCGCAGCGCCAGCCGCGATGGTGCAGCCAGGTCAGCCATTGGTTGACGCCAACGGTCAGCAGATCATGGACCCGGCCACCGGCCAGCCAATGCTCGCGCCGTACCCGGCCGACAAGCGTCAACAATCGACCAAGAACTTCGAACTCGACCGTTCCATCAGCCACACTAAACAGCAGCAGGGTCGCCTGAATCGTCTGTCGGTGTCGGTGGTTGTCGACGATCAGGTCAAGGTCAACGCGGCCAACGGCGAAACCAGCCGTGCGCCGTGGAGCGCCGACGAATTGGCGCGCTTCACCCGTCTGGTCCAGGACGCGGTCGGTTTCGACGCCAGCCGTGGCGACAGCGTCAGCGTGATCAACATGCCGTTCTCCGCCGAGCGCGGCGAAGTGATTGCCGATATTCCGTTCTACTCCCAGCCATGGTTCTGGGACATCGTCAAACAAGTGCTGGGTGTGTTGTTTATCCTGGTGCTGGTGTTTGGTGTGCTGCGTCCGGTGCTAAACAACATCACCGGCGGCGGCAAAGGCAAGGAGCTGGCCGGTCTTGGCAGCGACGTGGAACTCGGCGGGATGGGCGGCCTGGACGGCGAACTTTCCAACGACCGCGTGAGCCTCGGTGGTCCGCAGAGCATTCTGTTGCCGAGCCCGAGTGAGGGTTATGACGCGCAACTGAATGCAATCAAGAGTCTGGTGGCCGAGGATCCGGGTCGCGTGGCTCAGGTCGTGAAAGAGTGGATTAACGCAGATGAGTGA
- the fliG gene encoding flagellar motor switch protein FliG, whose product MSDNRAATVKLNKVDKAAILLLSLGSTDAAQVLRHMGPKEVQRVGVAMAQMGNVHREQVEQVMSEFVDIVGDQTSLGVGSDDYVRKMLTQALGEDKANGLIDRILLGGNTSGLDSLKWMEPRAVADVIRYEHPQIQAIVVAYLDPDQAGEVLGNFDHKVRLDIILRVSSLNTVQPAALKELNQILEKQFSGNSNASRTTLGGIKRAADIMNFLDSSIEGQLMDSIREVDEDLSGQIEDLMFVFNNLADVDDRGIQALLREVSSDVLVLALKGSDEGVKEKIFKNMSKRAAELLRDDLEAKGPVRVSDVETAQKEILTIARRMAEAGEIVLGGKGGEEMI is encoded by the coding sequence ATGAGTGATAACCGAGCCGCAACCGTCAAACTGAACAAGGTCGACAAAGCCGCGATTCTGCTGCTGTCCCTGGGTTCGACCGATGCCGCGCAAGTGCTGCGCCACATGGGCCCGAAAGAGGTTCAGCGTGTGGGTGTGGCCATGGCGCAGATGGGCAACGTCCATCGCGAACAGGTCGAGCAGGTCATGAGCGAGTTCGTCGACATCGTCGGCGACCAGACCAGCCTGGGCGTCGGTTCCGACGACTACGTGCGCAAAATGCTCACCCAGGCCCTGGGTGAAGACAAGGCCAACGGCTTGATCGACCGCATCCTGCTCGGTGGCAACACCAGTGGCCTCGACAGCCTGAAATGGATGGAGCCGCGCGCCGTTGCCGACGTGATCCGCTACGAACACCCGCAGATTCAGGCAATCGTGGTCGCATACCTCGACCCGGATCAGGCCGGTGAAGTACTCGGCAACTTCGACCACAAAGTGCGTCTGGACATCATCCTGCGCGTCTCGTCGTTGAACACCGTACAGCCAGCGGCACTGAAAGAGCTCAACCAGATTCTCGAAAAGCAGTTCTCCGGCAACTCGAATGCCTCGCGCACCACCCTGGGTGGCATCAAACGCGCGGCGGACATCATGAACTTCCTCGACAGCTCGATCGAAGGCCAGCTCATGGACTCGATCCGCGAAGTCGACGAAGACCTGTCCGGTCAGATCGAAGACCTCATGTTCGTGTTCAACAACCTCGCCGATGTCGACGACCGTGGCATTCAGGCGTTGCTGCGCGAAGTGTCTTCCGACGTGTTGGTGCTGGCCCTCAAGGGTTCGGACGAAGGCGTCAAAGAGAAGATCTTCAAGAACATGTCCAAACGTGCCGCCGAACTGTTGCGCGACGACCTCGAGGCCAAAGGCCCGGTGCGCGTCAGCGACGTCGAAACCGCACAGAAAGAAATCCTCACCATTGCCCGTCGTATGGCCGAAGCCGGCGAAATCGTACTCGGTGGCAAGGGTGGCGAGGAAATGATCTAA
- the fliH gene encoding flagellar assembly protein FliH translates to MDKHDDDVTDLIRARDVRGFESWAMPSFDPPKPEPEPEPEPEPPEMEEVPLEEVQPLTLEELESIRQEAYNEGFGIGEKEGFHSATLKVRQEAEVALSAKLASLEQLMANLFEPIAEQDTQIEKSLVDLVQHITKQVIKRELAIDSSQIEHVMRDALKLLPLGVDNVRLYVNPQDFEQAKALRERHEETWRIVEDESLLPGGCRVETEHSRIDASIETRVAQVMAKLLDQLHEQALHPADADLSLDIPEDVKPAATPEEPLADHPDAP, encoded by the coding sequence ATGGACAAGCACGACGACGATGTGACGGATCTGATCCGTGCCCGCGATGTCCGTGGTTTCGAATCCTGGGCGATGCCCAGCTTCGACCCGCCGAAACCGGAACCCGAGCCAGAGCCGGAGCCAGAACCGCCGGAAATGGAAGAAGTGCCGCTGGAGGAAGTCCAGCCACTGACCCTGGAAGAACTCGAAAGCATCCGTCAGGAGGCTTACAACGAAGGCTTCGGCATCGGCGAAAAGGAAGGTTTTCACAGCGCCACGCTCAAGGTGCGTCAGGAAGCCGAGGTGGCGCTCAGCGCCAAACTTGCCAGCCTCGAGCAACTGATGGCGAACCTGTTCGAGCCCATCGCTGAGCAGGACACGCAGATTGAAAAGTCGCTGGTCGACCTCGTGCAACACATCACCAAACAGGTGATCAAGCGCGAACTGGCCATCGATTCCAGTCAGATCGAACACGTCATGCGCGATGCGCTCAAGCTGTTGCCGTTGGGTGTCGACAACGTGCGTCTGTACGTCAATCCGCAGGACTTCGAGCAAGCCAAGGCTCTGCGCGAGCGCCATGAGGAAACCTGGCGCATCGTCGAAGATGAATCGCTGTTGCCGGGCGGCTGCCGGGTTGAAACCGAGCACAGCCGCATCGATGCGAGCATCGAAACCCGCGTGGCTCAGGTCATGGCCAAACTGCTCGATCAGCTACACGAGCAGGCCTTGCATCCGGCCGATGCGGATCTGAGCCTGGATATTCCCGAAGACGTAAAACCGGCGGCCACGCCTGAAGAGCCGCTCGCGGACCACCCCGATGCGCCTTGA
- the fliI gene encoding flagellar protein export ATPase FliI has product MRLERTSFAKRLSTYAEATEIAGAPILEGRLLRMVGLTLEAEGLRAAMGTRCLVINDDSYHPSQVEAEVMGFSGSKVFLMPVGSVAGIAPGARVVPLADTGRLPMGMSMLGRVLDGAGRALDGKGGMKAEDWVPMDGPTINPLNRDPISVPLDVGIRCINGLLTVGRGQRLGLFAGTGVGKSVLLGMMTRFTEADIIVVGLIGERGREVKEFIEHSLGEEGLKRSVVVASPADDAPLMRLRAAMYCTRIAEYFRDKGKNVLLLMDSLTRFAQAQREIALAIGEPPATKGYPPSVFAKLPKLVERAGNAEKGGGSITAFYTVLSEGDDQQDPIADSARGVLDGHIVLSRRLAEEGHYPAIDIEASISRVMPAVVSAEHMQRAQYFKQLWSRYQQSRDLISVGAYVAGGDRETDMAISLQPQLVRYQRQGLNDKINMGESQAYLETLFAPAAGG; this is encoded by the coding sequence ATGCGCCTTGAACGCACCAGTTTCGCCAAGCGCCTGAGCACTTACGCTGAGGCTACCGAGATTGCCGGCGCGCCGATTCTTGAAGGTCGCCTGCTGCGCATGGTTGGCCTCACCCTCGAAGCCGAAGGCCTGCGCGCCGCCATGGGCACGCGTTGCCTGGTGATCAATGACGACAGCTATCACCCGTCTCAGGTGGAAGCGGAAGTCATGGGTTTCTCTGGCAGCAAGGTTTTCCTGATGCCGGTCGGCAGCGTTGCCGGCATCGCCCCCGGCGCCCGTGTGGTGCCTTTGGCTGATACCGGTCGTTTGCCGATGGGCATGAGCATGCTCGGTCGCGTGCTCGATGGCGCCGGACGTGCGCTGGATGGCAAGGGCGGCATGAAGGCCGAAGACTGGGTGCCGATGGACGGCCCGACGATCAACCCGCTCAACCGTGATCCGATCAGCGTGCCGCTGGACGTTGGCATCCGTTGCATCAACGGTTTGCTGACGGTCGGTCGCGGCCAGCGTCTGGGTCTGTTCGCCGGTACCGGTGTCGGTAAATCGGTGTTGCTGGGCATGATGACGCGCTTCACCGAGGCCGACATTATCGTCGTTGGCCTGATCGGTGAGCGGGGTCGAGAAGTTAAGGAATTCATCGAGCACAGCCTCGGTGAAGAAGGCCTCAAGCGCTCCGTGGTCGTCGCCTCGCCGGCGGACGATGCGCCGCTGATGCGTCTGCGCGCCGCGATGTACTGCACGCGGATCGCCGAATATTTCCGCGACAAGGGCAAGAACGTCCTGTTGCTGATGGATTCGCTGACCCGTTTCGCCCAGGCGCAGCGGGAAATCGCTCTGGCCATCGGCGAGCCGCCAGCGACCAAGGGTTATCCGCCATCGGTGTTCGCCAAGTTGCCGAAACTGGTGGAGCGCGCTGGTAACGCGGAGAAGGGCGGCGGTTCGATTACCGCGTTCTACACCGTGCTGTCCGAGGGCGATGACCAGCAGGACCCGATTGCCGACTCGGCGCGAGGCGTGCTCGACGGCCACATCGTGCTGTCCCGGCGCTTGGCCGAAGAGGGGCACTATCCGGCCATCGACATCGAAGCCTCGATCAGCCGGGTAATGCCGGCCGTGGTCTCGGCGGAACACATGCAGCGCGCGCAATACTTCAAACAGTTGTGGTCGCGTTATCAGCAGAGCCGCGACCTGATCAGCGTCGGCGCTTATGTTGCCGGTGGCGACCGCGAAACCGACATGGCGATTTCCCTGCAACCGCAGTTGGTCCGGTATCAGCGTCAGGGCCTCAACGACAAAATCAACATGGGCGAAAGCCAGGCCTATCTCGAAACCCTGTTCGCCCCTGCGGCGGGCGGCTAA
- the fliJ gene encoding flagellar export protein FliJ, with product MATVSRAARLAPVVDMAEQAEKTAVQRLGYFQGQVKVAESKLADLNAFRLDYSQQWIVRGSTGVSGQWLLGFQGFLAQLDTAVDQQRQSLVWHQNKLDKAREEWQQAFAKVEGLRKLVQRYREEAQRLEDKREQKLLDELSQRLPRQNPF from the coding sequence ATGGCCACTGTCAGTCGAGCCGCGCGTCTGGCGCCGGTGGTGGACATGGCCGAGCAGGCCGAGAAAACTGCCGTGCAACGGCTGGGCTATTTCCAGGGCCAGGTCAAAGTCGCTGAAAGCAAACTGGCTGACCTCAATGCCTTCCGGCTGGATTACTCGCAGCAATGGATCGTGCGCGGCAGCACCGGCGTAAGCGGGCAATGGCTGCTCGGTTTTCAGGGCTTTCTGGCGCAACTCGACACGGCGGTTGATCAGCAGCGGCAGAGCCTGGTCTGGCACCAGAACAAGCTCGACAAGGCTCGCGAGGAATGGCAACAGGCGTTCGCCAAGGTCGAAGGGCTGCGCAAACTGGTGCAACGTTATCGCGAAGAGGCGCAACGCCTTGAGGACAAGCGCGAGCAGAAGCTGCTCGATGAATTGTCGCAGCGTTTGCCGCGACAGAATCCCTTCTGA
- a CDS encoding STAS domain-containing protein has protein sequence MSVVTEVSPDGQKLTILVKGRFDFGRHQEFRESYERLKEKPESIVVDLKEATYLDSSALGMLLLLRDHAGGDNSDVRVVNSNSDVRKILAISNFDKLFDIS, from the coding sequence ATGTCAGTCGTTACAGAAGTCTCTCCAGATGGTCAAAAACTGACGATTTTGGTCAAGGGTCGCTTTGATTTTGGTCGCCATCAGGAGTTTCGCGAGTCCTATGAGCGACTCAAAGAGAAACCCGAATCCATTGTGGTCGACCTGAAAGAAGCCACTTACCTCGACAGTTCCGCACTGGGCATGTTGCTCCTGCTGCGCGATCACGCCGGCGGTGACAATTCGGACGTGCGCGTGGTCAACAGCAACTCCGACGTGCGCAAGATCCTCGCCATCTCCAATTTCGACAAGCTCTTCGACATCAGTTGA